The sequence below is a genomic window from Lytechinus variegatus isolate NC3 chromosome 3, Lvar_3.0, whole genome shotgun sequence.
agggagagatggatggatagatagataaatagagagagagagagacagagaggtcgatatactagggggagagggagagaaggatagatagagagagagagatagagagatgttatagatagaaatatggacggacaaagagagagagagaaaaaagacagacagatgctagagaaggagagaatTTGAGACAGATATAAAGAtgtagatagaaagataaagaatgagagagacagagaagatagacaaattatagatagataatagatagatagagagagagaaatagagaaagacagacagatggatagatagaggatttgagagatagatgagagatagatagatgttagatagataaagagggagagagacaaagaatattaacaaattaacagatagatactggagttataaaaatagatagataaatagatagatagaatgagagaaagacagacagatggatagagagagagagagagatattaaatagataaagaatgagagagacagagaagattattaacaaattaacagatagatagatactctagttaaaaaaatagataaagagaaatagagaaagacagacagatggatagatagatggatagagaatttgagagatagatgttaaatagatttaaaagtgagagagacagagaagattattaacaaattaacagttAGATACTGAAGttataaaaatagatagataaatagatagagagaaatagagaaagacagacagatggatagataaatagggagagatagagagaatttgagagatagatataaatgttaaatagataaagaatgagacagggaagattatcaacaaattaacagatagatagatactgtagttacaaaaatagatagaagatagatagatagatggggGAGAGAACTTGAGAGATAGAGATATGTTATAGATATATGGAcggaaaaagagaaatagagaaaaagacagacagatggatagatagagggagagatagagaatttgagagataaatagatgttagataaagaatgagagaaacagagaagatagacaaattaaccgatactgtagtttcatagatagatagataaatagatagaagaaagacagacagatggatagagagagagctggataatttgagagatagatagatgtcagatagatcaagaatgagagagaagagcgacaaattaacagatagatactgtagttacataggtaggtagagagagagagaaatagagaaagacagacagttggatggatagatagagatagagaatttgagatagatagatagatgttagataaagaatgagagagacagagaagattattagatagatagatactgcagttacatagatagatagagatagaatttgagagatagatatatagacagatagagagaaagacagacatcagcaaatcggcaaggcaaatgatcaaggccactcacacaacatgcgaggttagtaatactaacctcgcacaacgcatgtggtttcatagtggactttgacgttttcattcatcacacgaatgtgagggaattagaaacgccaaacgtttcagtatttctccactaatgatttctttttaataaatttagtttaaaaaaacaaaatgaagtggaaattatttataaaactgtttttatcgcttacctccaagtctcaaccaggatactccgttcgatccgtccttaatactgcggtggaaagtacgcaaacaacaatcgaaaagcaatttttcgtatcgaacattctcaattcaagtcgtcagcgcgtaatactaataggaaattgtaccaaaaatcaacaggttgcatctcatgtatatacttattggtaaagtacgccatcttttgacaagatgatgatgaaagtggattgaacgagcaagaaaataatgctgatcgcctagaatgcagctagcttgcaacaccgtaaacaaaggtacggtaggcacttaagaaccaagtttgaaaggacactcgtaaaattatgtcactctcgcgatgaatattcattagatccggttgtgcgtgttcaatacaaactctctgcatgcatgcactcggtgtgtattgaacacgcacgaccacgatctaatgaatattcatcggccagagtgacataattttacgagtatcctttcaaacttggttcttaagtgcctaccggcttggtgaataatatcgcgcgccctctttaggcaaaagttgatatcaacgctgaccaggaggcatctacgtgaagatcacgaaaaatgctcttattttattaaaacaaacaacaaaaagaattcaacaaacggtccatatggttcggtaagtattatagaaaaatcatatttcatagctatgatgtaaagtcatagttattttagtaaagatggtgtgaaagattcgcgtgcaccaggtgcatatgaatccttcacacacgagacgatttgaaaccatgagtggatcaaggcaaacattcgtattgagcctggaaagtataagctcagctgcatttgcaaacttcggtgcggactttggatcgcgcgcccagctgataatgtaaacaaacgtagacgtagactcttcactagtcgctttttggctacttttccggaaaatgccttcgccagggtgtaaaacggaaacgcgctacCCGCACCCCGGCGTTGGCCTAGTAAGACCACACCAAAGTGAGCATACGGGACTGTGACAAAACTGCAATGGTTTTATCGCTTTTAAAAATCGCACACAGCAGCCATCAAACAAACTTTTCAATCAATAAAGAATCAATTGTATACTTACTTTATACACCGAATCAATTTAAAAATCTTATATTCAGTTATATTCCATAACTGCAGTCATTAAGAGTTTCATCCTAAAAAGTTTGCAGAATTCCTTCCTTGCGATATCTAGCGATAGCGTCGATCGATTGCACAATCTCTATGGAAACTTAGTCTGTTTGCACAGCTTCTTTTAGTGCaggaaaacattttcttttacaaaaaaCATCATTCttaatcttgtttttttataatttccaatagaaaaattCTAACATATATAAATTATACTGTTAGCCCGTAATAGtcttgaaattattattttgttaagcTTTTTGCTTAGCTCATGTATTAAAAAACGACTGTAAGTAAAAACTACTAGCTAAAGACGGGGCGGGGGAACCATAAGAataggaaaggaaaggaaaggaaagaaaaggagataaagtggagaaaagataaaaaacgAGGAGAAAAAACGAAGAGTAAACACAGAGATGCATATTTCATCCACCTCtatgagagaaaaagaaagaagaggaaaagaaaagaaaaaaaagaaaaaataaagaaaaatataacaaaacccccaaaaatgaaaaaaaaaatgaaaattaattgcaAACGAAACAATATGAATTGAGGTagatacaatacatgtacatgacatttTCCCACAATAAAGTATTATATGCATATTGTCATAAACATTATAAAGATATGAGAATATGGAGGAAATCGCTTAAAAAACAAATGCTTGTGGAGTGACAGTGTGGACccttcaaaataattattatagaaTTGCCTGCGAAGACGGACACAGAGGTGACAGAACAAATAATAGCagaagaataaaaaggaaatatatatgAGGAATGTGAaacaaaagggaaaagagaTAATGAAAGATAACgctgaaaaaaagtgaaaataatttaACTACGCATGAAATAGTGAATCTAATGATACGATTATTTATGATTGAGGAAATGGTGATCTGTTTgatttaagaaaattattttaagttGATTTTTTAAGAACTGATGGATGGGCTATTTTACTGATCTCTTCACCGAGGGAGTTCAAGAATCTCTGAccatcatacatttttttagcTAACAATATTTTAGAAGAGaaagattatttatttattcatttatttatttatttattcattcatttatttaggtaggtaggtagcaggggcgtcgatccatttttcagattgggggggggggcaaaatcataaaatcaactttccaaaggcgctcgatcacacaaaacaaacaaactctcacacacatatgcctatacatatgatattctaagcatttttggtaccaatgattaagatgggtatctaaaaaaacaatagatgcgagcgcgaaattttgatatttcgatctgaaaaaattaagtttaatggacgtttttaataaagaacaagatatatatccaacaagaGATTATTGTAAACCGAAGttggagttcttttgaggtttagaactgaaacggggtattctattcacctatttgatcattaaaaatatgggtattgctacagaaatgatgcgagcgcgaagcgcgagctgaaatttttttatattccaatctgaaaagcggacattttgagcacgattttagacaaagaacaagttgtgtatctcaatctcgtttgctgatttctTTGTAACATTAcgaccttattttattttttgcacatgcggaaatattgtgggggggggcaaaacgatatgtttgccccccatattttcattggtggggccttcgccccccctgccccccaggatcgacgcctctggtaggtaggtaggtagatgaAACTCAATTGATTGTCTCGTAGGGTAATGATGAAATGAACAATTTTTAGGGAACATTGAATCAAGTATGTGAGATAGTTGTATTTATACATAATTAACTTAAGTCAAACAGATATTATATCGTTTATGTTTAGCAGCTTATTGTCAGCAAACAATGGGTCTGAGTGTGAAAGTTATGAAGAATGGTTAATGATACGGAGAGAATTTTCGGTCATTGACCTTCTACAGGGATATGTccatcatttcatcattttggACTGATGACATTATATCATCAGtccaaaatgataaaatgatggaCATTTCCTTCCTCAAAAATTTGGCAATCTGATTAATATCTAAGAACTTATAGTCGGACGGGGGTGTGCGACTGAGAATTCCCGACCCGTACCCACATCCTGGGGTTCTTGTGTTGTAAATAGGCACCCACCTCTCagcatttttttgttgtgtgaAAAGTAGGCCCATGTCTATCAGGGGTAGATCCAACTTTTGCTAATGGGGTTGGGAGAGGAGAATTATTTTTATCCACATTTTACCGATCGGCCAATAAAAGCTGATTTGTTCAACAGTTATTCTTTAGGTTGTAGAGCATTATTAAAGAATAAAGTATTAAGTACTTCCTAACTTTATTATTACAAACAAGATTTATATATCATAAAAGGTATGTGAATGATCCGAGCGCGAATCTCGAGCTCAAATGTTTGAATATTTCACGTATTTAGACgtgaaaaatttgataatttgacTATTTGAGCAAAAAATCATCGATAGGTATCTAAGTTAATCTAAGTTAACAATTCATGCgtgcgcgagctgaaatttggaTACACTGACTTTAAAAAAGAGCCCGCTTAAGAATATTTGCAGTGACTCATATATGTGGAGGGTATTCTCACCcaataatacgagcgcgaagcgcgagctggaatttttttgacattccgacccgAATAACTTGAAATTCtatagcactttttgtaaccatTATCAGGATGGGTATCTAACTAATAgattgatgcaagcgcgaagcgcgtgctggaattttatttattttaatacactgacctgaaaagggacctgtttcGGATTGCTTGTAGTTAGtcatatatataataattatgtattcataatgatttcatatttgataAGAATCAAATATGAAAGCCGGATTAGAAGAATTGTGTAATTGGTTATTAACTCATAAGTTAACACTAAATActagtaaaacaaaatacatgataCTTGGATCTAAACATCGActcaataatttcaaaaatgttAAGATTTCTATTGGAAATAAGGAAATTGAGAGAGTATCCGATTTTAAGTATCTAGGTGTTATActcgatgaaaatttgacatatGAAAGTCACATAGATCACATTGCTAAAAAGATTTCGAGAAAAATTGGATTTCTACGTCGATCCGCAAAGCCTTATATCCCGGATGATATTTTTAAACTACTCTGTAATGCTTTGATCATGCCCCAATTTGAATTTTGTGACATAATTTGGTCTAATTCCTCTCTCGGTCTCCTTGATAGACTTACCAAATTGCATAACAGAATGGCAAGGATGATCTTTGGGGCCCATCCGCGAACTCacatttgtgatttattttccgTTCTAAAATGGAAAGATCTCTTTTCCAGACGGCATTTCCATCGAACGTGTGAAGTATTTAAATGTGTTAATTGTATTTCTCCCCCATATTTAAGTGAACGGTTTATTAAACCTAATTATGATATAGGCACTAGATCAATGTCCACTGCCTCCCTGCAGGTAAACAGTGCTCCTCTACATAATAATAGTGGCAATAGGACTTTTCAGTACATCGGGACCACAGAATGGAATAATCTTAGAAAAGATCAACGCCAGGCTATGTCCCTCAATTCATTCCGTGCCTcgtttaacaaaataattgataggCCTTGCAACGAAGAGGAGTAATATTGCGTTAttcaatcatattcatattctaaTTTGGCAAACATTACAATCTCTACTCAAATTATTATCAATCAATGTGAACATAACTCTGTCACCAGTCATCCATCCTTCTCCCGTTAAATCGTATGCAGCAGTTTCCAATagccttttctttttcctttgtttcttgaaattcaatgttgatcttttattagattgtatttttaatgtttttatttgttgttttagtgtatgccattttgatttatgtattcattctttgtaaatattgtacatattgatttttatctcaGGGCCCTCAAGGACAGCAGTTTGTTAACTGATGAGGCCACCCTGATTAAATACAACTGAAAATATGTGCGTGGATTCATTATCACCAACCAGATAATGCGAGCGGGTATAAGTTTCCCCTAAGGCTGCCCCTCGCCCTGCTGCGTATGATACCAAAATAGTGCATTTTAAAGCACTTGTCATCTTTAACAGGTCGGTCGTCTAATGTGCGAGAGTGAATCACGAGCCCCCCAAAAATATATTCCGACGTTAAAAACTGGACAcgattttaaaaaagaacaggAAACGTACCATTTCAAACAATTACTGCGAGTGCAAAGGGCGAGgagaattttttgatatataCTGACCCCAGAGGGGACATGTTAGGCAGTAAGCACTGTTCAACATGTACGGTAAATCtgctattttttatatacgcATCCTGTTTTTAGATTATAGAAGCACTTACAATATCTCTTTTTCAGGTTTGAATATCCAACATTTTCGACAAcctcagctcgcgcttcgcgcttttATTATAccaatttctttatttaataaGCAGTGACGATCAAGATTAGAAATGGAATTACATCAACAAACAAGGTAAATACGAATTAATATGGATAATGGAGAAAGTAAAAGTGAGAAATATAGGGGGAAATcgtctgaaaatatttaagatAAATGATATTAATACTTTACAAATAGCACTGTTTATGTATAGATATAATTACGACATGCTTCCTCCAGTATTCAcggatttattttcatataataacaatttACACTTATATCCAACAAGAACATGCAATAATATTCACTTAAATAATCCCAGGGCtacgtaacacaaaggtttgcgatgaattgcacaTATGAAAGAATCGCattgattggtccctggtcagtattttaaacataatgcgcgtgtaacattgatattgattggtcagtttatttagcgattgatcgctaatctttgtgttacggagccctggacaCTATTTGTACATAAAACACTTAGACATCATGGACCTGATATTTGGAATGCATTGCCAGATTCACTCTAGCTGACAAGATCATTTTATTCGTTTTAAagaactataaaaaaattactattAAACCAATACCTAACAGATAAAAAAATTTTaaccattgttatcattattttaattagacattgaattttatctagaacgtgtataaattaaaaatcaaacaacaaaaCGTGTTATTTTCTAAAATTCCATGCGAAGGACCAAGCATCActgttgccccccccctcccagtcCCTCATGTACCTGCACGTTTAATGACAGTAGACATTaattattttggctattttCCAGGGTTGTTACGttttcaagctttgcttttgtgaCGACCCTTGCAACCATCCTATTTATTGTGTAACAGGAAATACCacttaatgattttcatttatgtaaTATATGTTTGAGGATTTATATATAAAACTATTGTTCATTATCTTGATGTCAAGTTTcagatatgtattttcttgtccagaattttgttataaaaaatgttgcaaaaaccaataaatgaaatgaaatagggaaaacataaaaaaataactttatttttagGTCATCTTGCTCCCTATCAAAACACCCTGCAACGCCCATGATTATActaatgaaaaggaaaaaaaatatcttaaaaatgGAATGAGGAAGGGAGAGTGATGTGCTTGATTATCGTTATTGTTATACTTCAACGAGATAAaaggtatttcatttcatcGTTCATCGGACCACATTAACGGTGTTTTAATTACGACATGATAtaagatgatgaagaaatacTACCATTCTAATCATAGAGCAAAAAATGGAAGAGGCATATACTTATTATAGGCATAGGAAAGGCTGGAAAACAAACCCTTTCATTATTGATTAGTGCGATGTATTACTTTGTATATCCAGCCCTCGAAGGATGGATCTCGTTTAGTGGTCTCGAGGAAAGTGGTTTCTTTTATGATCGAATAATAGAAAACTAATCAATACTGAAGACTTCTGTTTATCCAAGATGGCGGGGATAAGATGGCATCGTTTCGTTTGTTTACTTTGGTTAGCTCTTCTGTTTGATAGATCATATCAACAGGTAATCTTCATACTCTTCATTTTTCGTGGATCATTATCAGTATTCTctgtttcatttcttttcatttcatttcaattgatCACGTCACACCCACTCCAGCCTACTGGCTATTCTTCAGCGAGTCCGTGATGACTATTACGTGTCTTAGTCTTTCACGATTTAGTTTTCACAAGAAAACTGCCAACACCAATTTTGCAAGCTAGcagatttttatttattgagaGTTAACTTTTACGAACTAAGGTTTTTGTTTTTACGTATGAGACTTGTGCAATGTGCAGGATTATAGAATTTGTTTGGGTAATCCAAGATACTGGACTCTAAAAATGGAATCAGACAATCATTATGCCGCTGCAAGCAAATTTGAATAATGAGTTATTCATTTCAGAGTACAAATCCCTTTGGTTGATTTCTAAATtgtcttcaaattattttcctttAAGTAAAGTGATCTTTTGAGAAACACGTACACTGGGTAATTCACCTCAAACAGCTTAAACAGCTTAAGAAAAAATTGTATGCTATAGGAAAAATTCATATCTACCCTGGAATCATATTCATTAGAATGTAAGCAAGGGGTGAGTTACCTTGTTATATGTAGTACGGTAATTGGCATGATGAGGCATTTCACGAGGCCTTTCATGAGAGGTGCTGTTGTTTTTAGGCAGGAAAATTTGTCTTTGTTGGggattcattcattaatttttgacatttttcacATGACCCAATCTGTATACAGAGGCAAGATTGGGCCAACGCAGTTCAGAGGACTGAATATTTTGGTCTAGGTTTGTGTATATTAGCTTCTTTGTTTACTGTTCAACATCAGTTTGGATCCCCTAatctttcctcctcctcctcctcctcctaatCCTATACATTTCCTCTTTCCCCCTCAATACAGTGTGTTGGTCCAGAAGGGCCACCAGGTCCTCCTGGCTCCGAGGGCAACCAGGGATCAGGGACAAACGATAATTGGTATGATGTAATGGGATCTACTAGAAACTGGAGACAGTGTACATTCAATTGGGCAGATGGTCGGGACAGTGGTACCGTCTACGTAAGTGCACCGATAGATGAttcctaaaatttgattttctttatgcaTTGTAAAGGGAAGAATTTCACAAATGTCAATTTCATCATACTCAAGTGTCGTATTTAGGCGATAACAGTTTGcttcacaaaagaaaatattttaaaaccgGAGGTGCTTTGTCGGCACTCTTCAAAGGTTCTAACAAAGCCAATCTTACACttcaaaaaattcattttgactcaactttattttgcatatttagaaTCGAAGTACTGACATAAAGATTTCGTGTGCAGAATGACGAGTTCATTCGTGGCCcatttttaatacattaaaaaaatacattaatacatttttttaatacattaaaaaaaatacattaaattaaGTACCGATttagcacttttttttaatgaactagTTTTAACTTTGAAAAAATGATCTTATTAATGGAAATAAGGAACGTCGAAAAAGGCGTATGTTTTGTATTGTtggtaaaatatataaatttctacTTTAAGCATAATAGATTACCGCAACGCTGACACATAGACAGAAGTGTTAACAAGGCcctatttgacaagcaaagaaaaataaaaactcaAGGGTTATTTTGGTcccgaaaattttgataaacaaagaaaaaagggtttcactacaaaatataGACCCTAAGTCATTTCGgttacatttatcattttttttaacacctACCATAATttcggaagggggggggggtgctgcctatggagaataatacatgCAACTCCCCCACGCACCTCGCTCCCCAGGGCCATGAGTGTTAAGCAAAGACGTTGGTATTAAGTGTAGACATGCATTGTGAGGATACCACCCTGCAACATGATAACGATTGTAAAATGCAAAACTGTCAACAAATGTTTCTTTCCTTGAAACAACATGTAATATATCTCCAGGAATATTGATTGTTTCCAATGTGACtaattcaatattatttttatcatcatgttTGGGGAAAAATAACATTCTATCTTTTGCCTTTTTATCTTAATTGAATCTACtcctatttttttaatgatttgaaataaCGCCTAAAACACATTTTATGTCAATATAGTTAGCATATTTGAACAGAATTCTTCTTGTTGTGCCCTTTCTCAGACGTGTTCATTTACAAAGCAATCTTCAACGTCATCCTTGTATGCGGCTTTCAGTGGTACAACACGACTTTATGGTTGCCATGGTTGCTGTTGTCGATGGTACTTGACGTTCAATGGCGCTGAATGTAATTCACCCCAAGTCATTGACGGAACCGTCTATATGGCACATTACAGTGGTGCCGATCTTCACCGACATCGTACAATAGCAGGTGAGATATGGGGTGATATGATCATAGCGAGTGGATGCAACATTTCCTATGCGTGAAATATGAGTGTCTCCAGTAATGACATTTGGGGATTTCGAATTCATTGTATTTCTACTTAGGTCAAGTAGATTGTTGAAAGTGTATTGCCTTTAAATATTACGTTGTTTTAGCGCAGACAGCGAAGGATTGTAAAGCAACGGATGGCATtactttttgttatatgaatttaTCAAGTATTATTAAATGTTTAATTAAATACGAAAGAGCACGGTTCAAGTTTTATATCAATCGTTTACAAAGAGTGATTTAGGAAATACATCTCTATGTGAAACTTTCCTTTGTGAGAAAGATGGACAGCTAATTTAAGGggcaaaatacaaaatgttataatttctcTTCCCCTCCCCCTACCTCAGGAATATGTACGAACATCGCAGCCGGTAGCGTAACGGTTGCCCTGGTGGTGGGAGCATGCAGTGGATATGGGTACCACGACTGTTACACTGGTTGGAATGCAATATCAAGGATCATCATAGAAGAATTACCTGCCTCTCCTTACAGTTAAACAGATAGTGATTATAAATTATACTCTGACATGTCAATActttatcttttttaaacaaaacatcTATCGGGTCGAGAAcacgcaatttttttttctgcgaTGTGAATTTGGATAGGAATGACGTCTTATGGCTTTGTTACGAGTCAATGTGACTCTTTTTCGTTTAACTTTGCCTTATCATTTAGTCGACTCCAAGTTTATTCAAAACACTTTTAGGAATGAAATATACACGGGATTGATTTGATTTCCTGCTGACATTTTCGATTTCTTAATTCGGACACTTTCTTATAATGATTTTCAGTACAGAGTAATAACCaccaccaaaaaataaaaataaataaataaaataaccaAGGTATATACGAGATCCAGATCCATCCCTTAAAGtgttttctatatatttttttcatttgaagaaTATTCAATACTTATAGGGTGCCCTTTCAGCAAAAGCTGGTATTAAAAGGGGCCCCAAAagcataaaaatgaaacaagtatatacaaatgaaaaaaaaatgtacaaaataatcGTACAGTATTCTCCACATTTTTACATGTTATAAATCATGGTTTAATCCAGATTTTGAGAGAAATTAAAAGTACATCAATATGTATAATTCCAACACCTTTACAATATCTGGTACGCAACAGCTGTCATGGTTATCTTTTAGCACTATTCGAATTTAAACTCTTCAATTGGTTCTTGAAGTATGA
It includes:
- the LOC121410798 gene encoding collagen triple helix repeat-containing protein 1-like, producing the protein MAGIRWHRFVCLLWLALLFDRSYQQCVGPEGPPGPPGSEGNQGSGTNDNWYDVMGSTRNWRQCTFNWADGRDSGTVYTCSFTKQSSTSSLYAAFSGTTRLYGCHGCCCRWYLTFNGAECNSPQVIDGTVYMAHYSGADLHRHRTIAGICTNIAAGSVTVALVVGACSGYGYHDCYTGWNAISRIIIEELPASPYS